ACGCGCACGTGCGCCGGTGCCCCCGATCCCCATTGCGCCACCGGGGGCGTCGGTATCCGCTTCGATCTCGCCGTTGTCATCGAGTTCTCCGGGCTCTATGCCGACTCCCGGGACGTAGACGGCCTCCTGGTTATCTGGCCTGTCGTCGTAAAGGTCCCACAGCTTCACGACATTGGAGACATCGCGGTCCGTCCGGTTGCGGTCCACGTCCCGGTGCTGCCAGGTGCCGTCACAGAACACGCCGATGTAGAGCGTCTCCTTGACGATCTCCTCCTCTTCTTCCTCCTCCACGGGCATAGCGTCCTGTTGTGCTGCCCGGAGTGCTTCCGGTACCTCGGCGGTGTCGGGCGTGGGCGGGTGCTTCGAGCGCAGCTCCTTCTTGTAGAACGCTTTCCAGGATTCGAACCACCCCGCCTCGCCACGGAACTCGAAGGCCACCTCGGCGGCAAGACGCTGCCTGGCGTGCAGGTCGAACCCCTTCATGGGGGTCTGGAAGATGCGCGCCATGAGCGCCTCGCTCTCACCGGGCGCGGGCTGGTTCTCGACCCGAGTATTGTCACCAATGCGCACGTTCCCCGAGCCACTGATGATGGTCCCGCCGCAGTGGATGGCGTCACCCATGCGGGCCGCCGGCAGGCCGTTGATCCGCACCGCCTTCGAGCCTTCGGCCACAAAGCGGTTGTGGGTGCTGGCACCGGACTTGGTGTGGGGCACGGCCTCGTCGGTGACCCGCGCCGCCGGCTGGCCGTTGACGGTCACATTGGGGCTGCCCGTCATCAGCGGGGTGTCGGGATAGCCGTTGTGGCCGCCGGCGATGTCCTTCAGGGCACGCCCAGCGGGGCGTCCGGTCCCTTTGCCTGCCATGGATCACATCTCCCTGTGCAACTGCCGGTGACTTGCCTAACTGTTGAGATCGGTCTGACCGGTCGCCACGGCAAGCCGGCTATCGTGACGGGTCTCGGAGAACGCGGTGAGGGTGTAGCTGAAACCCCCGGAGAGCGTCTCCGCGCCCTGGAACCCCTCGGCGATCAGGACATCGTCACCGAGATGCGTCTGGATGCGGTGCAGCAGAGTGGTCTGGCTCGAGCGCGCGTCGGCGAGCGACATGGGCAACCTCCGTGTGCCGGGGCATGCATACTCCCTATGCATGGTGGTCTGGGAAACGGCAAGGCCGTAGTCGCGGAATTCTGTTCGGGGCGCCGGCGCCTGTCAATGCATTGGCCCCATGAGGGTTACACCTCGTGATCAACGGGTCGCCGCCACATCACTGGGCGAGCCCGGTGAATGCCAAGGGCATGATCACGCAGCAACGGAACCTGGCAAAGTACCGAAGATAATGAGTAGTATTGCGTTGCCCGGGATCAGCAGACGGAGTGTGGGATGAGCGACATGAATGTGGAACAGGCGCGCTTCAACATGGTGGAGCAGCAGATCCGCCCCTGGGAGGTCCTCGACCCCCGTGTGCTGCAGGTGCTCGAGGAGACGCCACGGGAGCGTTTCGTGCCCGACCACCTGCGCAATCTCGCCTTTTCGGACATGAACTTGCCCATCGGCCACGGCGAGGTAATGCTGTCACCGAAACAGGAAGGCCGCATGGCCCAGGCCGCCGAGCTCGACGAGTCCGAGCAGGCGCTGGAGGTCGGCACCGGCAGCGGCTATTTCACCGCATGCCTGGCACGCCTGTGCGCCCACGTGACCAGCGTCGACATCCACCAGGATTTCCTCGATACCGCCGCCGAGCGGCTCAAGCGCGAGGCCATCCGCAACGTCACTCTCAAGCAGGGCGACGCGGCCCGGGGCTGGGACGATGGCAAGCGCTACGACGCCATCGTGGTCACCGGCGGGCTACCGGAGCTGCACCAGGGCTTCCATCACTCGCTGACCGTGGGCGGGCGACTGCTGCTGATTGTGGGCGAAGCGCCCATCATGGAAGGCCTGCTGATCACCCGCGTGGGTGGCGATCAATGGTCCACCGAAAGCCTGTTCGACACCTGGCTGCCACCCCTGGTGAACGCACCCCGGACCCGCCGGTTCGATTTCTAAGGCGTTCCCGGGACAACGCCCGGAAGCGGCCGCCAGGCCACCCCGAGCACAGCGGGAGGCAGCCATGAACGACGAGGCAGAGGTCATCATTGTCGGCGGCGGCATGGTCGGGGCCAGCCTCGCCTGCCTGCTGGGCCGCGAAGGGGTGGATGTCGCCCTGGTGGAGGAACACCCCCCGTCCGACGACGATCCCACCAATGCACCACCGGACCTGCGCGTCTCCTCCGTGAACCTCGCCTCCGCGGAGCTGTTCCAGCGCGCCGGCGCCTGGGACGGCATGACCCGCCGCCGGGTATGCCCCTTCCGCGGTGTACTGGCCAGGGACATGAGTGGCGCCGAAACGCGCTTCGATGCCCGGGAAACCGGCCACGACTGGTTCGGCTGGTTCATCGAGAACCAGGTCATCCTGGCGGGGTTGCACGAGGCGCTGGCGGAACTGCAGAGCGTTCGGTGGATCACCCCCGCCCGCCCCGACGCCATCGCCACGGGCTCCGGTGGAGCGACCCTGACCCTGGACGATGGCAGCCGCCTGAGTGCCCGCCTGATCATCGGCGCCGACGGGGCCGGCTCGACGGTGCGCCAGCTCGCCGGCATCGACACCACGGGCACGGATTACGGTCTGCGCGCGCTGGTCACCAACGTCGCCACGGAACTGCCCCGGCAGGACGTTACCTGGCAGCGGTTCACCCCCACCGGCCCCCAGGCCTTTCTGCCGCTGCCCGGTCACCGGGCGTCACTGGTCTGGTACAACGACCCGGACACGGTGGCGCTGCTGGAAACCCTGGATGACGAGACCCTGGCGGGTGAGATTGTTGACGCCTTCCCGGAGGACCTGGGCGGCATCACGGCGATACTCGGCCGCGCCAGCTTCCCGATACGTCGGCAGCACGCCGCAAGCTACACGGCCAGCCGCCTGGCGCTGGTGGGTGATGCCGCCCACGCCATCCACCCGCTGGTGGGCCAGGGGCTGAACCTGGGCCTGCAGGGCGTGGAGACGCTGGCCGGCACGCTCCTGGGCGCACGTACCCGCGGGCGCGACCCGGGCACGGGAACGGTGCTGGCCGAGTACGAGCATCGCCACCGTCCCAGGGTACTGGCGATGATGGTGGCGACGGACAGCTTCCATCGCCTGTTCACCCGCGAACCCGGTCCGTTGACGCGGCTGGCCAGCGGAGTACTCAGGCTGGCGGACAAGGTGCCAGTGGGTCGCCGCCAGGTCATGCGCCACGCCATGGGATTGCCGCTGTGGAGTGACGGCCGCGGGTAATCCGTCGCCGGCAGGCAACCTGCCGCCGGCGACCACCCGCGGGCATCGGCCCGTCGCTCACCCTGCAGGCAGGAACTCTTGCACCAGCGCCAGCACCTCCTGGGTCGCGCCGCGATTGGCCTCAATGAGCGCATGGGCCCGGCGCCCCATCTCCGCGCGACGCTCGGGGCGCTCCAGAAGCTCGATGACGGCATCCGCCAGATGATGGTGATCCGCCACCTGATAGGCGCCACCGCGGGTGACCAGCTGCTGCACGATCTGCTCGAAATTGAAGGTGTGCGGGCCCACCACCACCGGCAACGCCAGGGCGGCCGGCTCCAGCACGTTCTGGCCACCCAGAGGCACCAGGCTGCCGCCCACGAAGGCAACATCCGCGGCAGCGTAGAACACCGGCATTTCGCCCATGGTGTCGCCAAGTAGAATGTGGGTATCCGGGGTACAGGCGTCGCCGCCACTGCGGGTAACGTATACGTAGCCGCGCTCCCGGCAGAGGCTGCCGACCCGCGAGAAGCGATCCGGATGGCGTGGGACGAGCAGCAGCAACGCGTCGGGGATGCTGCGGCGGACTTCCTCGAAGGCATCCAGCACCTGCTCCTCCTCGCCCTCCCGGGTGCTGGCCGCGATCCACACCGGCCGCTCAGGGCCCAGCGTCGCCCGCAGCGCCTCCCCCTGCTCCCGGGCACTGGCAGGCACCGTGACGTCGAACTTGAGGCTGCCAGTCACCGACATGCGCTCCGCCGGCGCACCCAGGTGGATCAGTCGCCGGGCGTGTTCGCGGCTCTGGGCGGCAATGGCATCGGGGCATTGCAGCACGCCGGCCATGAGCCGGCGCAGGCGGCTGTAGCCACGGGCGCTGGCGGCGGACAGGCGGGCGTTGACCAGCAACAAGGGAATTCCGCGGCGACGGATGGCGGCGAACAGGTTCGGCCACAGTTCCATTTCCACGATCACCGCCATGCGCGGCTGCACGGCGCGCAGGAACAGCGCCACGGCGTGCGGGTAATCGAACGGCAGGTAGGCGTGGTGGACGCCTTCCCCGAACAGGCGCTGCACGTGGGCGGCACCGGTGGGCGTCATGGTGCTCACCACCAGGGGGACATCGGGGTACGCGGCACGGAGCTCCCGTATGAATACCGCCGAGGCCTGGACTTCCCCCATGGAGGCCGCGTGCAGCCAGATCGCTCCCTTTGGCACGCGCGGTGCCCGCAGGCCGAAGCGCTGGGGCCACTGCTCGCGGTATGGTGGTTCGCGCCGGGCACGCCAGGCGAGATAGGCCAGAAGTCCTGGCGTAACCAGATACCACAGCACGCTGTAGAGGTGTCGCATCAGGCCTCCGGCCGACTCCGCTCTGGGGGCAGCAGCCGCTGTCCGGCTGGTGTCTGCAGCAGTGTAGCCAGGCGCTCGAGGACGTCATTGACCTGGATCAGGGCCATGGCATCCGCCTTGCGGACCCGCCGGCCCCAGGAAATGTCGCTGACGTCCCGGCCCAGCTCCGCGCGCACGGCGTCCGGGTAGCGGTTCACCACCCATTCGCGGCCCAGATACGGCCCGGTGCGGTCCGGGTTGGAGGTGGCGTAGAGGCCGATCACCGGCGTCCCGGCGGCCACGGCCATGTGCGCGGGCCCGGAGTCCGGCGAGACCAGCACCGTGGCGCGTTCCAGCAGGGCAAAGAGCTCCTTCAGTGACGTGCGGCCAATACAGTCGGTGACCGGCACCCCGGCACGAGCCGTGATCGCCTCGGCGTAAGCGCGCTCCTCGTCGCTGGGGCCACCGGTGAGGATCACCCGCATCCCGTGACGGCGCACCGCCTCGGCAGCCACGGTGGCGTAGCGGTCCGCCGGCCAGTTGCGGAAATTGTTGAAGCGCTGGCTGCTGCAGGGGCTGATGAGCAGCGTGGGCTGGTCGTCGGGGATCAACTCCTGCGCGCGGACACGGGCAGCATCGGGGATCGGCACATCCCAGCGCAGGTGGCGCTCGGTCACGCCCAGGGCCTGGATGAAGTCAAAGAAACCCTCCATGACGTGGGCCTGCGGGCGTGCAGCGATGCGGCGGTTCACGAACAGGCCGTGGAGGTCCTTGCTGCGGGCGCGATCGAACCCCACCCGCAGCGGCGCGCGCACGGCGGTGGACGCCCAGCCGGCGCGCAGGGCCACCTGCATGAGCAGGAGGGCGTCGAACCGGCAGCCGCCGAGCTGGGCCCGCAACGCCCGGCGGCCGGCACGCTTGTCGAAGGTGATACACTCCACGCCGTCGAGATCACCAAGCAGGGCCGCCTCGGTGCGGCCGATGATCCAGGTCAGCCGCGTCTGCGGCCACACGGCCTGGAGGGTCCGAATCACCGGCACCAGGTGGCAGCAGTCACCAATGGCGGAGAGGCGGAACAGGCACAGCCGCTCAGGGGGTTCAGCAACGGGTACCGACGGGTTATGAACCATCAGGTTGTGCAACGCCATGGCTCGGATCATTCCATTCACGACCCACGGTTCGTGGATCCCCTGCCGACCTGGCTGTTCGACGCGGACGCACTCGCGGCCGAAGGCCTGGTTGCCGGCACCAGCGCGGGTCGCAGCAGCGCCTGGTTCTTCACTTGGGCAGGCGAGCCCCTGGTGCTGCGCCACTACTGGCGGGGAGGCATCGTCGCGCGTTTCTCCAGGGATGTCTATGTCTGGACGGGGCGCGAGCGCACGCGGGCGTTCCGGGAGTATCGCCTGCTGGCCCGACTGCGGACACTCGGCCTGCCGGTGCCGGCCCCCGTCGCGGCCCGGGCGCAACGTCGAGGCCCCGTCTACCGTGCCGATCTCGTCACCGCTGCGATCCCGGAGTCCGAGCCACTGGATGACCGACTCCGCAGCGGCACCGTCGCCACGGAAGCATGGCAACGCGTGGGCATTGCCATCCGTCAGTGCCATGAAGCAGGCGCCTGCCACGCCGATCTCAACGTCCGCAACATCCTGCTCGACAGCCGCGACACCCCCTGGATCATCGACTGGGACCAGGGCCGGCTGAGGCGGCCCGATCCGCGCTGGCAGCAGGAAAACCTGGACCGGCTACGGCGCTCGCTGGCCAAGGATCCGGCACTGGACGCGGCGGCTGACAATGGCTGGGAGGAATTGCTGGCGGGGTATCGGGGCGAATAGCGGTGACGCACGGTGCACCCAGCCAACCGTAGGGCGGACCTTCAGACACGTAGGGTGCATCTTGATGCACCTTCTCGTACCGAGATGCCGCCCGAGGTGGTTCATCGAACGCCGTTTGCGGTGCATCAAGATGCACCCTACGCGCCGCTACGGCCCTCGTGCACCCCCCCGCGTGTAGGAGCGGCGCAAGCCGCGACCCACCCACGCCTACGCCGGATCCACCCCGCTCCGGATCCGCGCCACGATCCCGGTGGTCGACACCCCGTCGACGAAATCCAGCACCACCACCTCGCCGCCATGGGCGCGCACCACGTCCGCACCGATAATGCTGTCCGGATCGTAATCCCCGCCCTTCACCAGCACATCCGGTACGATGTCCCGGATCAGCCGCTCCGGCGTGTCCTCGCCAAACGGCACCACATAATCCACGGCGGCCAGCGCCGCCAGCACCTCCATGCGCTGCTGCAGCGGCGTCACCGGGCGCTGCGGACCTTTCAGGCGGGCAACGGAATCATCATCGTTCACGGCAACGATCAGTCGATCCCCCAGTTCCCGGGCCTGCTGCAGATAGGCCACGTGACCGGCGTGCAGCAGATCGAAACAGCCGTTGGTAAACACGATGCGCTCGCCCCGGGCGCGGGCGCCTTCCAGCAGTTCCCGCAGGCGCTCGTCGGTGACCGGCCCCTGATCGGCCTCGCGCAGGCCGTGCAGGGCGTGGCGCAGCTCGGCCTGCGTCACCGTGGCCGTGCCCACCTTGGCCACCACAAGGCCGGCGGCGATGTTCGCCAGCGCCGTGGCCACCGGAAGCTCCGCCCCCGCCGCCAGGGCGGCGCCGAGCACGGAGATCACCGTATCGCCGGCGCCCGTCACGTCGTAGACCTCGCGGGCATGGGCGGGCAGGTGGAGCGCCTCCGCATCCGCGGCGACCAGGCTCATGCCGTGCTCACCGCGGGTCACCAGCAACGCGCCGAAGTCGAGCTCCTGCAGCAGGGCCAGCGCACGCTCCTCCAGGGTGGCGTTATCCGGACACGACCCCGCCACCGCCTCGAACTCAGCCAGGTTCGGGGTGACCAGATCCGCACCCCGGTACCGCGAGAAGTCCGTGCCCTTCGGGTCCACAAGCACCCTGCAGCCGGCGGAACGGGCCGCATCGATCATGACGGAGGCCTCGGTAAGCGCCCCCTTGGCGTAATCCGAGAGAATGACCACCGAGGCGTCACTCAGGGCGGCCTGGAACGGCGCGACCAGGCCGGCCCGATCACCGACCGCAAAGGGCTCTTCGAAATCCATACGCAGCAGCTGCTGGCGACGGCTCAGCACACGCAGCTTGCAGATCGTCGGGTGCCCAGCGACGCGTTGGAGCAGACACCCCACGCCCTGCGCCTGGAGCGACTGCTCCAGCGTATCCGCGGCGGTGTCATCCCCGGTGAGCCCCAGCACCCGGGCATGCCCCTGCAGCGCCGCGACGTTCAGGGCCACGTTCGCCGCCCCGCCCGGGCGCTCCTCGGTACCGCCCACGTGCACCACCGGCACCGGCGCCTCCGGCGAGATACGGCTGGTCTGCCCGTACCAGTAGCGGTCCAGCATCAGGTCCCCGGCCACCAGAACGCGCGCCTGGGAGAAATCCGGTAATGTGAGTTGCATCCGCAGGTTCCAGCCGTGGAAAATACGCAGCATTTTACAGAAACGGACGCCTCGCTGGGCGATCCTTGTATCTTCCCGGATCGAATCGGAGCCCGTGTGGCGAAACGCAAGCGCAAGAAGCGCCAGCATTACCCCGAACACCCCGCGCACCCGCACAACTGGTCGCAGACGGTCACGGTCACGGCCCTGTGGCTGCTGGCAAGGCTGCCGTACCAGGCGGGGTTCGTCGTGGGCGGCGCCCTCGGCGGTCTGGGCTATTATCTGGCCCGGGAGCGACGCGCCATCGCCCGGCGCAATCTGGAGCTGTGCTTCCCGGAGAAAAGCGCGATGGAGCGGGAGGCGCTGGTGCGGGAGAACTTCCGCGCCACCGGCCGCTCGGTGGTGGAAACGGCCCTGGCCTGGTTCGGCGGACCACAGGTGGAGCGCATCCCGGTGGAAATCCGCGGGGAGGAGCACATCCGGCAGGCACTGGAATCCGGTTCTCCGGTGATCGCCCTCTCCGGGCATTTCCTCAGCGTGGAACTGTGCGCCCGGCGCCTCCCGGATGACCTGCCGATGGTGGCCATGTACAAGCCCATGAACAAGAAGAAGGTCATGGACCGGGCCATGCTGAACGCCCGGCGCCGCAACGTCACCGATGCCGTGTCCAAGGACGACATGCGCGGCTTGTTACGCACCCTGAAAAAGGGATTGCCGGTCTGGTACGCCGGCGACCAGGACTACGGCCGCAAGCACAGCGTGTTCGCGCCGTTCTTCGGCGTGCCGGCCGCAACCATCACCGCGCTGAGCCGGCTGGCGAAGATGAGCAAGGCCACCGTCGTGCCGCTGTTCTTCTTCCGACAGGCCGACGGCAGCTACCTGATCGAGTTTCAGCCGGCCCTGGAGGGGTTTCCTTCAGGGGACGACATCGAGGATGCAACGCGGATGAACCGGATCGTCGAGCAGGCGGTGCGCCGCTACCCTGAGCAGTACCTGTGGATGCACCGGCGGTTCAAGCGGCAAGAGTCACGAGGCACAACGTTGTATGACTAATAGTCCGCCCTCTCAAACAACGACTCCAGCTGTTCCGGGCATCCGTCGATGGATCGGGATCCTGGGGCTGTCGCTGCTGGCGCTGGGTATCGGCCCTTCAACGGCGGCAATCAGTCTTGGCTACGGACTGCTGCTCCTGTTCGCACTGTCGAGCTGGCGGGAAATCACGGTTCTTTGGCATGCGGGATGGGCCTCGAAAGCGCTCTTGCTCCTTACGCTGTATGTGCTCATCCAGGGAGTGACGATCGGTCTCGCCCAGGATCGACCGGCGTTCTCAGGCGATGATCTTCAGCATGTGGTCCGTACGGTGTCTTTGGGCACCGTGCTGGCGGGCTGGGCGATTTACGCCTGTCGCGTATCACCGCGACTGCTTTGCGGCCTCTTTGTCGCCGGCCTTGCAATTGTCACCGTGGAAGCATTCCTGGAGCACGGCTGGAACCTCTTCAGCATGCGGCGGATGCACTATCTCCGTAGCCCGAATGAAGTCGGGCTGTTCGGCGGCACGATCTTCCTTGTGGGGTTATTGGTCGCCGGCGCGGCCTCGCTTCACTATTGGCATCATCGGCGCAAGCCTGTCCTCCCTGCCACGCTCGGACTTCTCGCCTTCCTGCTGGTGCTCAGTGGCCTCTGGTTATGGCTGCAGTCCGGATCACGTTCAACCTGGGTCGGCCTGGTCGTCGCACTCAGCCTCGTCACCGCAGCCGGCGGTTTCATGGTTCTGCGGCAGGGGCGTGGCGCGGTGCCTTTTGCCGTGGGGGCCGTCGTCGCTGCAACAGTCATCGCAGTCCTTGGTACCTACTACGCGGACGACATCCGGCCGAGAATCGAACGTGAGCTGCCCAGCATCGCAGCGATCGCTGAAGGTGATACGGAATCCCTGATGGCAGGCCGGGACGCCGGTCACAACGCCCGCTTCAAGATCTGGGCAGTCGCCATCAACGAAATCCGGGAACGCCCCTTGGTCGGCTGGGGCAGCGGATCGGTCACCTCCCACTTCGATAACGCCGTGGAAGACGGGAAACTTCGCGACGGCAGGGACCACTATCACAACCTCTATCTGCATCTTGCGGTTTTCATTGGCCTGCCCTTTGCCGCCCTGGGGCTCGCCGCTTACGGCTCCGTATTCGGGCGAGCGGCGGCTTCGCTGATCCGCGAATCAGGCAGCAGAGCAGGTGTCGGCTGGTTCATCATAACGTGGGGGATATTCTTCGCGGTCACCAGTCTGTTTCAGGTACGCATGCACAGCGCATACGGGGCTGCGTTCTTCATCCTGTTCACCGGGATGGCGTACGGCCTGTATCTGCAGACACGATTGTCCGAACAAAGACGTGCAACCGAGCCCGAGACCGATTGACATGAGCGCCATCGTCCACATCGGCTACCACAAGACGGGGACAAATTGGTTTCAGCGCCACTTCTACCCGCACGCCAGCAGCCACACCTATATCAGGCGCCCCGTGGTCCGCGACGCGTTGCTGGATGTTGGCGCGTTCAAGTTCGATCCCTCCCGGGCCGCAGACATTCTGGGTTTGGACGACGGGGTTCCCTCCATACTATGCGAGGAGGAACTCAGCGGTAACATCCACACCGGAGGTCTTGCAGGTTGCCTGAGCAAAGACATGGCGTACCGGATTCACTCCGTACTGCCGGAAGCAACCGTGGTGATATTCATCCGCAATCAGGTCTCCATGATCGCTTCGGCATACAAGCAGTACGTGCGCGAAGGCGGGACTTACAACGCCGAACGCTACCTGAACGCGCCGCGCTACTGGCACAACTCCGGCTTCCGTCCGGCCAAGGCGCCCCATTTCACGTTCGACCACTTCGACTACCTGCCGCTGATCCGCCACTACCGCGATGTGTTCGGCGCACACCAGGTACGTGTATACCCATTTGAACAGTTCGTCACGGACGGAGAGGGATTCGCGCAGCGCTTTGCCGAGGAGCAGGGACTGGAGGTGAACTGGAGCGCTGTACGTTACGAGACGGTGAACGCCCCGTATCGTTCCACGGCCTTCCGGCTGGCAAAGATGCTAAACCGATTCACGTACCGGGATGTCGCCTACAAGCGCTACTGGATCAACGTCCCGGGCCTCTACCGCAAGCAGGGCAAGCTGCTGCGCGCCCTGAACCGCACGCGCCTTGCCGGCAGCAACCTGCCGCCGCACAAACTCCTGACTCCGCAGCAGCTCGAACAGATCAACACCCGGTACCGGGATTCCAATCGAACGCTGGCGGAGTTGCTGGAGTTGCCACTGGCTGAACTCGGATACCCCGTATGACGACCCGGACATCCCCTGCCACGTCCGGGTTCGGTATTGAGTTTCTGGGATTGCCCGGAAGCGGCAAAAGCACGCTCGCCGGGCACTTCATAGCCAGCGCGCGACAATCCGGCCTGGCTCTGGACACCGTCCGCGCGGCCGGGCGCCGCGCCATGCGCCAGAGATTGCGCCGATCGCACGCGCGCTTTAGGACACTGCTGACCTTCGCCGCCGGAGCCGCATTCCTGCGCTCCGTCTACCCGGTGTCCAAGTACGAGATCGGCGCATACAACCGCTTCTGCATCCTTCACCCGGAACTGGCCCATGCCGCGCTCCAGGCCATGTCCTTGCACGCGGCGGACCCCGCCAGGCAGGACAAGGCCGGCAAACTCTGGTTCAAGCATTGTCTGCGGTTCCAGCTTATCCGCGAAGAACAGGGAGACGCGAACCACGTGGTCGCTCCAGAAGGGTTTCTGCAGAAAGCCCTTTCCCTATTCGGCTACGGCGCAGAACCGACCTTGGGGCTGGAGACCTATCTGAAGTTGGCCCCCCTGCCGGCAGCGCTTGCGGTACTCCGGCTGGATCCGACAGAGGCTGCCCGCAGGCTCACTGCGCGGCCGCGACAGACACCCTACCCCCTGTCGAGCATGCCCCCTGATCAGCAGTTCAGCACACTGGCCCGCTGGGCAGAATTGCAGGAGCGCGTGGCGGCTGACGCTGCATCACGAGGCGTCACTGTCATCGACGTCCCTTCGCACAGGGAGTCTTCAGAAGGGGCTCGAATTCTGCTTGAGCAGATCCCGGAGGATGCGCTTTGCTCACAGGGCAGGGACAAGCGGCCATGAACACGCCGAAGAAAAAGCTGATCCTGCATCTCGGGCTGCACAAGACCGGCACGACCTACCTGCAGCGCGCGGTCTGGCCACGGTGGTCCGGCGTTACCTACGTGGGGAAACCGGCGCCGCGACCATTCGCAAACCCCTGGGACGCGCTGGACCAGCTGCCCGGAGACACGTTCCTGCTATCCAGCGAGGGGCTCACCGGCAGCCTGACCCGTTCTTATCTCCAGGGCGAATCCTGGCTGGCGCTCTGCCGACGGAACCTCGAGACGCTCGCCGAGCGAATTCGGGGGCGCTTCGACGTGCGCCCGATCCTGTCTCTGCGCTACCCGGAGGCGTGGGCGCTTTCCATCTACAAGCATTACCTGAAGTACGGGGGCGTGGATGACATCGACGAGTTCTTCGGTGTCGTCGAGGGTCGACCGGCAACCCTGCCTCTTGAGGAACTGCGACTGGAACCACGGCTGGACGTGATCGCGCACTGCCTGGGTAGACGGCCCTTCACGTTTCACGTGGAGGACATCCGCCACCGGCCAACGGACCTCGGGCGCGATCTTTCGCTATTCTGCGGCGTACCGACAGAACCAGGGTTCCCTGAGATCTCGTACAACGAAGGCGTGGGACAACGCGGCAAGGCATTCTGCCTTGCCTACAATCGCTGGATCAGCAACCGTGGCCACAGAGGCACCGGACACCTTGCCCGGACGTCGTCAGGGGCGGTGAGGTGGCTGCGTATCGGTCGAGCACTCGGACTCCTCAAGGGCGAGCAAGCGTTAGAGCTTCCTGCCGCAATCAGACAGCGACTGGAACTCAACGACCGGAACTGAAAGGGTGACAGGCATTGAGCGCCCACTCCATCAACCTCGTTGACTGCACGCTTCAGGACGGCGGCTATCACAACGACTGGAATTTCGATCGTGATCTCGTCGTGCGCGACTCGGAGGCCATGGAAAGGAAAAGACGTTTACTGCGACATCGAAGCAAGTCTGCATCTACGCCGGCCCTCCGGATGCTCTGCGCGCCTACTCAGCATTTACTGACAAGACGCCCCTGAAGCGATTGAAGATATCGAGATTCTCCGCTTTCTCGAACTCGGACACGAGGTACGCATGATCGCGGTCTCCCGAAGCTCGGTGGCAGTGGATGCGCCGGAAGACGTGGGTCGCGTGCTCGCTCCGGGCATCCACCGGGATCTTCTCCCTAATTTTCGCCATCACCGAAATCGGCACCCCAAGTTCATCAGGTTGGCCCGGATTTTCCGTTGTGAACGGCCCCTTGGCATGGGCAAATC
The DNA window shown above is from Aquisalimonas sp. 2447 and carries:
- a CDS encoding lipid A biosynthesis acyltransferase, with translation MAKRKRKKRQHYPEHPAHPHNWSQTVTVTALWLLARLPYQAGFVVGGALGGLGYYLARERRAIARRNLELCFPEKSAMEREALVRENFRATGRSVVETALAWFGGPQVERIPVEIRGEEHIRQALESGSPVIALSGHFLSVELCARRLPDDLPMVAMYKPMNKKKVMDRAMLNARRRNVTDAVSKDDMRGLLRTLKKGLPVWYAGDQDYGRKHSVFAPFFGVPAATITALSRLAKMSKATVVPLFFFRQADGSYLIEFQPALEGFPSGDDIEDATRMNRIVEQAVRRYPEQYLWMHRRFKRQESRGTTLYD
- a CDS encoding O-antigen ligase, whose product is MTNSPPSQTTTPAVPGIRRWIGILGLSLLALGIGPSTAAISLGYGLLLLFALSSWREITVLWHAGWASKALLLLTLYVLIQGVTIGLAQDRPAFSGDDLQHVVRTVSLGTVLAGWAIYACRVSPRLLCGLFVAGLAIVTVEAFLEHGWNLFSMRRMHYLRSPNEVGLFGGTIFLVGLLVAGAASLHYWHHRRKPVLPATLGLLAFLLVLSGLWLWLQSGSRSTWVGLVVALSLVTAAGGFMVLRQGRGAVPFAVGAVVAATVIAVLGTYYADDIRPRIERELPSIAAIAEGDTESLMAGRDAGHNARFKIWAVAINEIRERPLVGWGSGSVTSHFDNAVEDGKLRDGRDHYHNLYLHLAVFIGLPFAALGLAAYGSVFGRAAASLIRESGSRAGVGWFIITWGIFFAVTSLFQVRMHSAYGAAFFILFTGMAYGLYLQTRLSEQRRATEPETD
- the hldE gene encoding bifunctional D-glycero-beta-D-manno-heptose-7-phosphate kinase/D-glycero-beta-D-manno-heptose 1-phosphate adenylyltransferase HldE, with the protein product MQLTLPDFSQARVLVAGDLMLDRYWYGQTSRISPEAPVPVVHVGGTEERPGGAANVALNVAALQGHARVLGLTGDDTAADTLEQSLQAQGVGCLLQRVAGHPTICKLRVLSRRQQLLRMDFEEPFAVGDRAGLVAPFQAALSDASVVILSDYAKGALTEASVMIDAARSAGCRVLVDPKGTDFSRYRGADLVTPNLAEFEAVAGSCPDNATLEERALALLQELDFGALLVTRGEHGMSLVAADAEALHLPAHAREVYDVTGAGDTVISVLGAALAAGAELPVATALANIAAGLVVAKVGTATVTQAELRHALHGLREADQGPVTDERLRELLEGARARGERIVFTNGCFDLLHAGHVAYLQQARELGDRLIVAVNDDDSVARLKGPQRPVTPLQQRMEVLAALAAVDYVVPFGEDTPERLIRDIVPDVLVKGGDYDPDSIIGADVVRAHGGEVVVLDFVDGVSTTGIVARIRSGVDPA